The Christiangramia flava JLT2011 genome has a segment encoding these proteins:
- a CDS encoding CocE/NonD family hydrolase, with protein sequence MKFSYRILWVMLLLFIISPTQAQDSTYSVQDHYTKMEVDIPMRDGIKLHTTIYSPKDTSEEYPILMQRTPYSSRPYGEGQFRQKIGPNEFLMKEGYIIVYQDVRGRWMSEGQYDNMRAFIPNKKGDQTDEASDTYDTIEWLINNVENNNGNVGTWGISYPGFYSTYSLLSGHPALKAASPQASISDFFFDDFHHNGAYLLSYWRATALFGYQKTKPVDTAWYQLPDLGTQDQYQFFLDEGPLSNLDEYYKEDNEFWQQLKSHPNYDEFWQSRGITQYMKDIKPAVMIVGGLFDAEDLYGPFHIYDSMEQNGDNFNMIVYGPWSHGDWAREQGRQSVGNVYFGDSINTHFQRDYETVFFDHFLKKKTKDQIRLPEAHIYDTGAREWNDYQQWPPKATKNKTWYLGPDQKLTNTPNTTEVSFVSDPKKPVSYNNEIKMVFTPREYMSGDQRFAARRPDVLVFETDVLQEDMKLVGEIQANLKVATTGTAADWVVKVIDVYPPDAENYEETMPSLKMSNYHMMVRSEVMRGRFRNSFEKPEPFTPNKKTDVNITLQGINHTFQKGHKLQIQVQSTWFPLIDLNPQTYVDNIFEAKKEDFQKQTHTVFGDSSVKFHLLEE encoded by the coding sequence ATGAAATTCAGTTACCGTATCCTCTGGGTTATGCTCTTATTATTCATCATTTCACCAACGCAGGCCCAGGATTCAACGTATTCAGTTCAAGATCATTACACCAAAATGGAAGTGGACATTCCCATGCGGGATGGCATCAAACTGCACACTACGATCTATTCGCCTAAAGACACTTCGGAAGAATATCCAATCCTGATGCAGCGAACACCTTACAGCTCGCGGCCTTACGGAGAAGGACAATTTCGCCAGAAGATCGGTCCCAACGAATTCCTGATGAAGGAGGGATACATTATCGTTTACCAGGATGTGCGTGGCCGCTGGATGAGTGAAGGCCAATACGACAATATGCGTGCGTTCATCCCGAATAAAAAAGGAGATCAGACCGATGAAGCCAGCGATACTTACGATACCATTGAATGGCTGATCAATAATGTGGAAAATAATAATGGGAATGTTGGGACCTGGGGAATTTCCTATCCCGGATTCTATTCAACATATTCCTTGTTAAGTGGTCACCCTGCCCTGAAAGCGGCTTCACCGCAGGCGAGCATCAGCGATTTCTTTTTTGATGATTTTCATCATAATGGCGCCTACCTTTTGAGCTATTGGAGAGCCACGGCGCTTTTTGGTTACCAAAAAACAAAACCTGTGGATACCGCCTGGTACCAGTTGCCAGATCTGGGCACACAGGACCAGTACCAGTTCTTTTTGGACGAAGGTCCTTTGAGTAACCTGGACGAATATTATAAAGAAGACAACGAGTTTTGGCAACAGCTGAAATCTCATCCGAATTATGACGAGTTCTGGCAATCTCGCGGAATCACCCAGTATATGAAGGATATCAAACCGGCGGTGATGATCGTTGGAGGACTTTTTGACGCCGAGGACCTTTACGGCCCGTTCCATATTTACGACAGTATGGAGCAGAACGGCGATAACTTCAATATGATCGTGTATGGTCCCTGGAGTCATGGCGACTGGGCGAGAGAGCAGGGAAGACAGTCGGTGGGAAACGTTTATTTTGGCGATAGCATCAACACGCATTTCCAGCGAGATTACGAAACCGTCTTTTTTGACCATTTTCTAAAGAAAAAGACCAAGGATCAAATTCGCCTTCCGGAGGCACATATTTATGATACGGGTGCCCGCGAGTGGAATGATTACCAGCAATGGCCGCCAAAAGCTACCAAGAACAAAACCTGGTATCTTGGTCCGGATCAGAAACTCACCAATACGCCCAATACTACGGAAGTAAGTTTTGTGAGCGATCCTAAAAAACCAGTTTCCTATAACAACGAGATCAAAATGGTGTTTACACCGCGAGAATATATGAGCGGTGACCAGCGTTTTGCGGCGCGTCGTCCAGATGTGCTGGTTTTTGAAACCGATGTATTGCAGGAAGACATGAAGCTGGTTGGAGAGATCCAGGCGAACCTGAAGGTGGCAACCACCGGAACTGCTGCAGACTGGGTCGTGAAGGTCATCGATGTATATCCGCCAGATGCTGAAAACTACGAGGAAACCATGCCCTCGCTTAAAATGAGCAATTACCATATGATGGTGCGCAGTGAAGTAATGCGAGGTCGTTTCCGTAATAGTTTTGAAAAACCGGAACCGTTTACGCCCAATAAAAAAACCGATGTGAATATCACCCTCCAGGGAATCAATCACACCTTCCAAAAAGGGCATAAATTGCAAATCCAGGTTCAGAGCACCTGGTTTCCGTTGATCGATCTCAACCCGCAAACCTATGTAGACAATATCTTTGAAGCTAAAAAAGAAGACTTCCAGAAGCAGACGCATACCGTTTTTGGGGATTCTTCTGTTAAATTCCATCTTCTTGAAGAATAG
- the tilS gene encoding tRNA lysidine(34) synthetase TilS: MEKEFKNLIKTRFPYLCNTRLLLAVSGGVDSMVLACLCAHAHLDFSIAHCNFMLRGEESDGDESFVRNFAEQLEVPFFTQAFQTEKYASEKGISTQMAARDLRYEWFEELRKTNRHEYILTAHHANDNLETFLINLIRGTGPEGLSGISEKNHKVIRPLLSFSRKEIEAYAAENKLEWREDSSNASDKYMRNKIRHQLVPVMMELNPQLLQSFAKTQDHLRENMDLVEDYISLLYPKLVQKDLYGYQIDLDFLKKIPSKNQILYQLLKSFRFTEWDDVYNLVDAQSGKMVFSPTHRLIRDRETLLLTERRVKTGRKHYVFEENEKFLMIPGGILRVKPVSEIGETAANKIYVAREKLNFPLVIRRWKKGDYFHPFGMKGKKKLKDYFRDEKFSIPEKEDTWILCSGEEIVWIVNHRADDRFKVEPETREILQVSFG, translated from the coding sequence ATGGAAAAGGAATTTAAGAACCTGATAAAAACCCGTTTCCCGTACCTTTGTAACACCAGGCTGTTGCTGGCGGTAAGCGGCGGCGTGGACAGTATGGTGCTGGCCTGTCTCTGCGCGCATGCCCATCTCGATTTTTCGATCGCCCACTGTAATTTCATGTTGCGCGGGGAAGAAAGCGATGGGGACGAGTCTTTTGTTCGGAACTTTGCAGAGCAGCTGGAAGTGCCATTTTTTACGCAGGCCTTTCAAACGGAAAAATATGCTTCGGAAAAAGGAATTTCCACTCAAATGGCAGCGCGTGACCTTCGCTACGAGTGGTTTGAAGAACTGCGGAAGACCAACCGCCATGAATATATTCTTACCGCTCATCATGCCAATGACAACCTGGAAACTTTCCTGATCAATCTCATTCGCGGCACCGGCCCGGAAGGTCTGAGCGGCATCAGTGAGAAAAATCATAAGGTCATCAGGCCGCTGCTCAGTTTCAGTAGAAAGGAAATCGAGGCCTATGCTGCGGAAAATAAGCTGGAATGGCGAGAAGACAGCAGCAATGCTTCAGATAAATACATGCGGAACAAGATCAGGCACCAACTGGTTCCGGTGATGATGGAATTGAACCCGCAGCTGTTGCAAAGCTTTGCCAAAACCCAGGATCACCTGCGCGAAAATATGGACCTGGTGGAGGATTATATCAGCCTGCTGTACCCAAAGCTCGTTCAGAAAGACCTCTATGGTTACCAGATCGATCTCGATTTTCTGAAAAAAATACCCAGCAAGAACCAGATCTTATACCAGCTGCTGAAATCGTTCCGCTTTACGGAATGGGATGATGTTTACAACCTGGTGGATGCCCAGAGCGGGAAAATGGTGTTTTCGCCCACCCATCGCCTTATCAGGGACCGCGAGACCCTACTGCTTACCGAGCGGCGCGTAAAAACTGGCCGGAAGCACTATGTATTTGAAGAAAATGAGAAATTCCTCATGATTCCCGGGGGGATCCTCCGGGTTAAGCCTGTTTCTGAAATTGGAGAAACCGCTGCGAACAAGATCTATGTCGCAAGAGAAAAGCTGAATTTTCCGCTGGTCATCAGGCGCTGGAAAAAGGGCGATTATTTCCATCCTTTTGGGATGAAGGGTAAAAAGAAACTGAAAGATTATTTCAGGGACGAGAAATTTTCAATTCCGGAGAAAGAAGACACCTGGATTCTCTGCAGCGGTGAGGAAATTGTCTGGATCGTGAACCACCGTGCCGATGATCGCTTTAAAGTGGAGCCGGAAACTCGGGAAATCCTGCAGGTGAGTTTCGGGTAA